A stretch of the Nitratifractor salsuginis DSM 16511 genome encodes the following:
- a CDS encoding LysE family translocator, whose protein sequence is MSLDNYFNYLLIAVLTIISPGAAILLAINNAMRMNLRAVLFSTLGNILGLFLLATVAMFGVGVLFQTSPLFYKWLKWLGGAYLVYLGIGQMRNHHTHLVMNRETLHRACSPWAVFRKGFLVAATNPKPILFFSAVYPLFMEPGRDSLLSFGIMTVTFLAISFTSLMTYGYLSTRAKAWFFDEEKLKGFYRISGALFVAMGVGLALWG, encoded by the coding sequence GTGAGCCTCGACAACTATTTCAATTATCTGCTCATCGCTGTGCTGACGATCATCAGCCCCGGTGCGGCGATCCTCCTGGCGATCAACAATGCGATGCGGATGAATCTGCGGGCTGTGCTCTTCTCGACCCTCGGGAATATCCTCGGTCTTTTCTTGCTGGCGACCGTGGCGATGTTCGGCGTGGGGGTGCTCTTTCAGACTTCGCCGCTCTTTTACAAGTGGCTCAAGTGGCTTGGCGGTGCCTACCTCGTCTATCTCGGTATCGGCCAAATGCGCAATCACCATACCCATCTCGTGATGAACCGGGAAACCCTTCATAGGGCCTGCAGCCCCTGGGCCGTCTTTCGCAAGGGCTTCCTCGTTGCCGCGACCAACCCCAAGCCGATCCTTTTTTTCAGCGCCGTCTATCCGCTTTTTATGGAGCCGGGGCGTGATTCCCTGTTGTCATTCGGGATTATGACGGTGACTTTTCTGGCGATATCCTTTACTTCTCTGATGACCTACGGATACCTCTCGACCCGGGCCAAAGCCTGGTTTTTCGATGAAGAGAAGTTGAAAGGGTTTTATCGGATCTCGGGGGCATTGTTTGTGGCGATGGGGGTCGGATTGGCCCTGTGGGGGTGA
- a CDS encoding chloride channel protein: MKFPTEHPSILLSVTKWTVLSGLIGIVIGAIVTLFLNILAYGEAARSFLPFHYYYLLPLGLVLSVWLTRKFAPEAQGHGTEKVIEAVHKRNGKIDVAVIPVKLLTTVITLVTGGSAGKEGPGAQIGAGTASAISDLLHFSRQDRKKLVICGISAGFATVFGTPIAGAIFGIEVLVVGAVMYEVLLPSFVAGFSAFFTAQYLGAHYTYYEISYFQHYYIDLVLIAKVMLGGVFFGLVAWLIIATLKRTEDAVEKIPMNPYFKAFGAGVLLILLSFVFGTHYFGLGLDTISEAMKVDSSLGTDSLPWYAFLVKIFYTAVTLGSGGSGGIITPIFYIGATSGHWFGGLFGSAHQLALFAALGFVSVLAGATNAPISATVMAMELFGMDVAHYAAVSIVISFLVSGHRSVFPSQKIQMSKSDLLEIEYGEDIEHSKVKLNERQYKRFNNIYRNIQIKRARHDRTRQERRKRRDDRRKERADAREKSEEESS; encoded by the coding sequence GTGAAATTTCCGACCGAACATCCATCGATTTTATTGAGTGTCACCAAGTGGACCGTACTCTCTGGGCTCATCGGCATCGTCATCGGGGCCATTGTTACCCTCTTTTTGAACATCCTCGCCTATGGCGAAGCGGCCCGGAGCTTTCTGCCTTTTCACTACTATTACCTCCTGCCCCTGGGCCTGGTGCTGAGCGTTTGGCTCACCCGCAAATTCGCCCCCGAAGCCCAGGGTCACGGGACGGAAAAGGTGATCGAAGCGGTCCACAAGCGTAACGGCAAGATCGACGTCGCCGTCATCCCCGTCAAACTCCTCACTACCGTCATCACCCTCGTTACCGGCGGATCGGCGGGAAAAGAGGGCCCCGGAGCGCAGATCGGTGCGGGAACCGCCTCGGCCATCTCCGATCTCCTGCACTTTTCGAGGCAGGACCGCAAAAAGCTGGTCATCTGCGGCATCAGCGCCGGCTTCGCCACCGTCTTCGGCACCCCCATTGCCGGGGCGATCTTCGGCATCGAAGTGCTGGTCGTCGGTGCAGTGATGTATGAAGTGCTGCTCCCCTCCTTCGTCGCCGGCTTCAGCGCCTTTTTCACCGCCCAATACCTGGGCGCCCACTACACCTATTACGAGATCAGCTACTTCCAGCACTACTACATCGACCTGGTGCTCATCGCCAAAGTAATGCTCGGAGGGGTCTTTTTCGGCCTGGTAGCCTGGCTCATCATCGCCACCCTCAAGCGGACCGAAGATGCCGTCGAAAAGATCCCGATGAACCCCTATTTCAAAGCCTTCGGCGCCGGGGTTTTGCTGATCCTCCTCTCTTTTGTCTTCGGCACCCACTACTTCGGCCTGGGGCTCGATACTATCTCCGAAGCGATGAAGGTCGACAGCAGTCTCGGGACCGATTCTCTGCCCTGGTACGCCTTTTTGGTCAAAATCTTCTACACCGCGGTCACCCTCGGCTCGGGGGGAAGCGGCGGGATCATCACCCCCATCTTCTACATCGGCGCCACCAGCGGCCACTGGTTCGGCGGGCTCTTTGGCAGTGCACATCAGCTGGCCCTCTTCGCCGCCCTGGGCTTCGTGAGCGTCCTCGCCGGCGCCACCAATGCCCCTATCTCGGCCACCGTAATGGCGATGGAACTTTTCGGGATGGATGTGGCCCACTATGCGGCAGTGAGTATCGTCATCAGCTTCCTGGTCTCGGGGCACCGCAGCGTCTTCCCCTCCCAAAAGATCCAAATGAGCAAGTCGGATCTCCTGGAGATCGAATACGGAGAAGATATCGAGCACTCCAAGGTGAAGCTCAACGAACGTCAATACAAACGCTTCAACAACATCTACCGAAACATTCAGATCAAACGTGCCCGGCATGACAGAACGCGACAGGAGAGAAGAAAGAGACGTGATGATCGGCGGAAAGAACGCGCAGATGCCCGTGAAAAGAGTGAAGAAGAGAGCTCTTAA
- a CDS encoding helix-turn-helix domain-containing protein gives MPSAGDILMVHSRFQRRSFAAHTHEGYSLSLVLKGVHRFAIEGQRMEAGPGMVRVVHPFEIHETLPSSWEHLNFSVPTKRIESPARAMRMEVPVLLRQVIDDAVLSEKMLSLWTKRADADRRHAEETLLIHLLEKHREDTPPASVSIPADRSLEEARIFIHAHACDPDISLEAMAARASMSKYHFLRQFKRRYGRTPHHYLQNIRIDCVRRKLALGGSLAQIALECGFYDQSHMLKTYRKFYGHTPGSIEK, from the coding sequence ATGCCTTCCGCCGGCGATATTTTGATGGTCCACAGCAGATTCCAACGACGAAGCTTCGCTGCGCATACGCATGAGGGCTATTCGCTCTCGTTGGTGCTAAAGGGGGTGCACCGCTTTGCGATCGAGGGGCAGAGGATGGAGGCCGGCCCCGGGATGGTGCGGGTGGTGCATCCGTTTGAAATACACGAGACGCTGCCGAGCAGTTGGGAACATCTCAACTTTTCCGTCCCCACGAAGAGGATCGAATCACCGGCAAGAGCGATGAGGATGGAGGTGCCGGTTTTGTTGCGTCAGGTGATCGACGATGCGGTACTCTCGGAAAAGATGCTTTCGCTGTGGACAAAAAGGGCGGATGCGGACCGGCGGCACGCCGAGGAGACGCTGCTGATCCATCTGCTGGAAAAGCATCGGGAGGATACGCCGCCTGCTTCGGTGTCGATCCCCGCCGATCGATCCCTGGAGGAAGCCCGGATCTTCATCCACGCCCACGCTTGCGACCCTGATATTTCGCTGGAAGCTATGGCGGCTCGGGCTTCGATGAGCAAATACCATTTCCTCCGGCAATTCAAGCGCCGTTACGGCCGGACACCCCATCATTATCTCCAGAATATCCGCATCGATTGTGTACGTCGCAAATTGGCTCTGGGCGGTTCTCTGGCGCAGATTGCGCTGGAGTGCGGCTTTTATGATCAGTCCCATATGCTCAAAACTTACCGGAAATTCTACGGCCACACACCCGGCAGTATCGAAAAATAG
- a CDS encoding bifunctional riboflavin kinase/FAD synthetase, translating to MSRIENSIEAITLGSFDGMHVAHQALIEAAEAVAVIERQSGTLTPGYKRSWYTDKPMDFYLFDRIRSLSPKAFVAMLREHYPRLRKIVVGYDFHFGVGRGGNAETLKELFDGEVRIVPEIKVEGVPVHARTIRELLRNGDLALANRLLGRCYLIDGEPVRGQGRGSREFVPTINLQVEGYELPAEGVYAGYTHLGEACYPSVIFLGYRDSTDGSFAVETHLLDKIIGPVEEPRVALEFEALLRPNRRFDNPAELKEQIYLDIEKAMARLGLD from the coding sequence TTGAGCCGGATCGAGAACAGCATCGAAGCGATCACTCTGGGATCATTCGACGGGATGCATGTGGCCCATCAGGCCCTCATCGAAGCAGCGGAGGCGGTGGCGGTGATCGAGCGCCAGAGCGGGACCCTGACCCCGGGATACAAGCGGAGCTGGTACACCGACAAGCCGATGGATTTCTATCTCTTCGATCGGATCCGTTCCCTCAGTCCCAAAGCCTTCGTTGCAATGCTCCGGGAGCACTATCCCAGGCTCCGTAAGATCGTCGTCGGTTATGATTTTCATTTCGGAGTGGGGCGCGGGGGGAACGCCGAGACTCTCAAAGAGCTTTTTGACGGAGAAGTGCGCATCGTTCCCGAGATCAAGGTAGAAGGGGTGCCGGTCCACGCCCGGACGATCCGTGAACTGTTGCGAAACGGGGATCTGGCCCTGGCCAACCGGCTCTTGGGGCGGTGCTATCTCATCGACGGGGAACCTGTGCGGGGGCAGGGGCGAGGAAGCCGGGAATTCGTCCCGACCATCAATCTCCAGGTCGAGGGGTACGAGCTGCCCGCCGAAGGGGTCTATGCCGGCTATACCCATCTGGGAGAAGCGTGCTATCCCAGCGTTATCTTCCTGGGGTACCGGGACAGTACCGACGGGAGCTTCGCCGTGGAGACCCATCTGCTCGACAAGATAATCGGCCCGGTCGAAGAGCCCAGAGTCGCTTTGGAGTTTGAAGCGCTCCTGCGTCCCAACCGCCGTTTCGACAACCCGGCTGAGCTCAAAGAGCAGATCTATCTCGATATCGAAAAGGCGATGGCGCGGCTGGGGCTGGATTAA
- a CDS encoding sensor histidine kinase → MLKRKTFRSDIRQKMIALSLIPMIIIGLLGSLLIYRAEVSLQRSEHTRLLNVVERLSGEYYRRVHLLFNVIQHKIVEEDEASIKNAFDYAPELVSIIEIDNQGKIRRIYARDQLISQPHALDPHLKRLLEQVRSNPDAQNETVYYSKTQESVLLAYAFRFRDHFYIIQVDPKHFFEQLKYLLQKKELRSIAIIDDKGDYIYSTRDENLSRNTVSFYKDGAYAAAVKNSDPYTVTEFPEHYREGDSFWKGWFDEDNFLSYAHLPDFNWMVVVRDHRDQLDKYLQKILLVGSFLMVLILLVTIISARMMSNRIVKPVEQIIQRINLFAMGSKDFPAMDREKTYPIFENLIESFETMRRKIRAREQKLKAQIQSNDLMQKRLVQQEKMAAMGEMIGNIAHQWRQPLSVISTLATGMKTEKELGILNDKGLINSCTQINNNVQYLSETIEDFRQFIRGDHEKETFDAEELIESLKSLLNVQLKRHEITLETFIEPGLKILGYRNDLLQVLINLVNNAKDAFLEKGEEDRYIAVRMERTEKGAVLIRVLDNGGGIDDAILHRIFEPYFTTKDKSQGTGLGLHMTYRLIVEGMGGTIQARTVTFTYHDRQVKGAEFTIILPEDETSEAPKSA, encoded by the coding sequence ATGCTTAAACGCAAAACCTTTCGCAGTGACATTCGTCAAAAAATGATCGCACTCTCTTTGATCCCGATGATCATCATCGGACTTCTGGGGTCTCTCTTGATCTATCGGGCTGAAGTGTCATTACAACGGAGTGAACATACCCGTCTGTTGAATGTGGTTGAGCGCTTGAGCGGTGAATATTATCGTCGGGTACACTTGCTATTTAATGTCATACAGCACAAGATTGTAGAGGAGGATGAAGCCTCTATAAAAAATGCATTTGACTACGCTCCTGAACTGGTGTCAATTATAGAAATAGATAATCAAGGGAAGATACGTCGTATCTATGCCCGAGACCAATTGATTTCGCAACCACACGCCCTCGATCCTCATCTCAAAAGGCTGCTTGAACAGGTTCGTTCAAACCCCGATGCCCAAAATGAGACGGTATATTACTCCAAGACACAAGAGTCTGTCCTCCTTGCTTATGCTTTCCGGTTTCGGGATCACTTCTACATCATTCAGGTCGATCCAAAACATTTCTTTGAGCAGTTAAAATATCTTCTCCAAAAAAAAGAGCTACGCTCTATCGCTATTATTGATGACAAAGGGGACTATATTTATAGTACCCGTGATGAGAATCTCTCACGTAACACTGTCTCTTTTTATAAAGACGGGGCATATGCGGCTGCGGTTAAAAACTCTGATCCGTATACGGTGACGGAATTTCCGGAGCACTACCGGGAGGGGGATTCCTTTTGGAAAGGGTGGTTTGACGAAGATAATTTTCTCTCTTATGCCCATTTGCCTGACTTCAATTGGATGGTTGTAGTGCGGGACCACAGGGATCAGTTGGATAAATATCTGCAGAAAATATTGTTGGTCGGATCGTTTTTGATGGTGTTGATTTTGCTTGTGACGATCATCAGTGCGCGGATGATGAGTAATCGTATCGTCAAGCCGGTGGAACAGATTATTCAGAGGATCAATCTGTTTGCGATGGGATCAAAAGATTTCCCTGCAATGGACAGGGAGAAAACCTATCCCATTTTCGAGAATCTTATCGAGAGTTTTGAAACGATGCGCCGTAAAATCCGTGCGCGGGAGCAGAAACTCAAAGCACAGATCCAATCCAATGATCTCATGCAGAAACGGCTTGTCCAGCAGGAGAAAATGGCAGCGATGGGGGAAATGATCGGCAACATCGCTCATCAGTGGCGTCAGCCGCTTTCGGTGATCTCAACCCTGGCTACCGGGATGAAAACCGAAAAGGAATTGGGCATTCTCAATGATAAGGGCTTGATCAACTCCTGTACCCAGATCAATAACAATGTACAGTATCTTTCGGAAACCATTGAAGATTTTCGACAGTTTATCCGAGGAGATCATGAGAAAGAGACCTTTGATGCCGAAGAATTGATTGAGAGCCTCAAAAGTCTGCTCAATGTCCAATTGAAACGGCATGAGATTACCCTGGAGACCTTTATCGAGCCGGGATTGAAAATCCTTGGGTATCGCAACGACCTTTTGCAAGTTTTGATCAATCTGGTCAACAATGCCAAGGATGCTTTTTTGGAAAAAGGGGAAGAGGATCGTTATATCGCTGTTCGAATGGAGCGTACAGAAAAAGGAGCCGTCTTGATCCGGGTCCTGGATAACGGCGGCGGCATCGATGACGCAATTTTGCATCGGATCTTCGAGCCCTATTTTACGACCAAGGATAAATCCCAGGGAACCGGCCTGGGATTACATATGACCTATCGGCTGATTGTGGAAGGGATGGGCGGAACGATTCAGGCCAGAACCGTTACGTTTACCTATCACGATCGTCAGGTCAAGGGGGCGGAGTTTACGATCATCCTCCCGGAAGATGAGACGAGTGAAGCGCCTAAGAGTGCTTGA
- a CDS encoding DUF4139 domain-containing protein has protein sequence MKAFIPIFTLTLGTLMAASTVIPPSDSNLSLTIYTNDRAFIHEKRQVSVPAGDQRLVYQNVPNTVIPSSVIPEFSGIPVTLYSQNYVYDLISLTSMLQKSIGQKVLYRPDPKSRDLKEGLLLSAAPSVMIRTESKGRIVTLKDPSQVVFPTIPPTMITRPSLVWHIQTPKAGPLDVDLKYLSRGLSWRSDYVLNLHPKKHTFDLVGWITVDNRTGVSYPHAKIYCLAGEVHTEEKRPMPRAIYKTMAMAAPNVKEESFAGYHLYTIPFRETIRAKEKKQIRFLEKAGITYRQFARAKVHSFQRSGELRLSFLNTLTFRNSASNGLGLPLPRGIVRMYSPDASGTFRFIGESRLGNTPADERVNLSIGTLFDVTGTKKTLKYIARDNYRNVVSQYTLHNRGDVPRVLKIEEQIPTYGGTIRLKSSCSGPCSVRKLTAFVREFTVRLKPKESYKFTSEFEVIR, from the coding sequence ATGAAAGCATTCATTCCCATATTCACCCTGACACTCGGTACGCTAATGGCCGCCTCGACGGTCATTCCCCCCTCCGACAGCAATCTTTCACTGACCATCTACACCAACGACCGGGCCTTCATCCACGAAAAGCGCCAAGTCAGCGTCCCGGCGGGCGATCAGCGGCTGGTCTATCAGAATGTCCCCAATACCGTCATTCCCAGCAGCGTGATCCCCGAATTCAGCGGCATTCCCGTGACCCTCTACTCCCAAAATTACGTCTATGACCTAATCTCCCTCACTTCGATGCTCCAAAAGAGTATCGGCCAAAAGGTCCTCTACCGCCCCGATCCAAAATCGAGAGACCTCAAAGAGGGCCTCCTCCTTTCCGCCGCCCCCTCGGTGATGATCCGGACCGAGAGCAAGGGGCGCATCGTCACTCTCAAAGACCCCTCCCAGGTCGTCTTCCCGACGATCCCACCGACGATGATCACCCGCCCCAGCCTCGTCTGGCATATCCAAACCCCCAAAGCCGGACCCCTCGACGTGGATCTCAAATACCTCAGCCGCGGCCTGAGCTGGCGCAGCGACTATGTGCTCAACCTCCATCCCAAAAAACACACCTTCGACCTGGTAGGGTGGATCACCGTGGACAACCGAACCGGAGTGAGCTATCCCCACGCCAAAATCTACTGCCTCGCCGGAGAGGTGCATACCGAGGAGAAGCGCCCGATGCCCCGCGCGATCTATAAAACGATGGCGATGGCGGCACCCAATGTCAAAGAGGAGTCCTTCGCCGGTTACCATCTTTACACGATCCCCTTTCGCGAAACGATCCGTGCCAAAGAAAAAAAGCAGATCCGTTTCCTGGAAAAAGCGGGGATCACCTACCGCCAATTTGCCCGGGCCAAAGTCCACAGCTTCCAGCGCAGCGGAGAACTGCGGCTGAGCTTTCTCAATACCCTGACCTTCCGCAACAGCGCCTCCAACGGCCTGGGCCTGCCTCTGCCCAGGGGGATCGTGCGGATGTACAGCCCTGACGCTTCGGGCACCTTCCGTTTCATCGGGGAGAGCCGCCTGGGCAACACCCCCGCCGACGAGCGGGTCAATCTCAGCATCGGCACCCTCTTCGATGTCACCGGCACCAAAAAGACCCTCAAATACATTGCCCGGGATAATTACCGAAACGTCGTAAGCCAATACACCCTCCACAACCGGGGCGACGTCCCCAGGGTCCTCAAGATCGAGGAGCAAATCCCCACCTACGGCGGCACCATCCGGCTCAAGAGCAGTTGCAGCGGCCCCTGCTCCGTCAGGAAGCTCACCGCCTTCGTGCGGGAGTTCACCGTCCGTCTCAAGCCCAAAGAGAGTTACAAATTCACTTCGGAATTCGAAGTGATCCGATGA
- a CDS encoding YaiI/YqxD family protein encodes MTLYLDGDALPNLLKPILLRGIERRSIPTKVIANKRIHIGNSPHIEMILVEQGADRADDLIVELLSPGDLVITADIPLADRALSAGAHAIDHRGERYTPENIKERLALRNLMESIRESGEITKGPKPFTVKDAHAFANAFNAFLQSLVI; translated from the coding sequence ATGACCCTCTACCTCGACGGCGACGCCCTGCCCAATCTCCTCAAACCGATCCTTCTGCGGGGCATCGAGCGGCGGAGTATCCCTACCAAAGTGATCGCCAACAAACGGATTCACATCGGCAATTCTCCCCATATCGAAATGATCCTCGTCGAACAGGGCGCCGACCGGGCCGACGACCTCATCGTCGAGCTCCTCTCCCCCGGAGATCTGGTCATCACCGCCGACATCCCCCTCGCCGACCGCGCCCTCAGCGCCGGTGCCCACGCCATCGACCACCGGGGAGAGCGCTATACCCCCGAAAACATCAAAGAGCGCCTGGCCCTGCGCAATCTGATGGAATCGATCCGTGAAAGCGGAGAGATCACCAAAGGTCCCAAACCCTTTACCGTCAAAGACGCCCACGCCTTTGCCAATGCGTTCAATGCTTTTTTGCAAAGTCTGGTGATTTAA